One Rhizobium acidisoli DNA window includes the following coding sequences:
- a CDS encoding isochorismatase family cysteine hydrolase, protein MTELSFDRSNTGLLVVDPYNDFISEGGKIWPRIKEVAEANNCVPHMLEVLTAAREARFRVFFAMHHRYRAGDYENWKYVAPIQRAAWHRKSFEFGTWGGEFRAEFLPVAGEVVASEHWCSSGFANTDLDLELKRHGIQRVIVIGLVAHTCIEATVRYAAELGYDVTVVKDAIADYSPEMMHAALEVNLPSYASAIVGTKETVAAIAVTQAA, encoded by the coding sequence ATGACTGAACTATCCTTCGATCGGAGCAACACCGGACTCCTCGTGGTCGATCCGTACAATGACTTCATTTCCGAGGGTGGCAAGATCTGGCCGCGGATCAAAGAGGTGGCCGAGGCGAACAACTGCGTACCCCACATGCTCGAAGTGCTGACCGCCGCCCGCGAAGCCAGGTTCCGGGTCTTTTTCGCGATGCATCATCGCTATCGGGCCGGAGACTACGAGAACTGGAAGTACGTGGCGCCAATCCAGCGTGCGGCCTGGCACCGCAAAAGCTTCGAGTTCGGCACGTGGGGCGGTGAGTTTAGAGCCGAGTTCCTACCCGTGGCCGGCGAGGTCGTCGCATCCGAGCATTGGTGCTCGAGCGGCTTCGCCAACACCGATCTCGATCTCGAACTGAAGCGGCACGGCATCCAGCGTGTCATCGTGATCGGATTGGTAGCCCACACCTGCATCGAAGCAACGGTGCGGTACGCCGCCGAGCTTGGCTACGACGTCACCGTCGTCAAGGACGCGATCGCCGACTATTCGCCGGAAATGATGCATGCGGCGCTGGAGGTCAATCTGCCCAGCTATGCCAGCGCCATCGTCGGCACGAAGGAAACCGTGGCGGCGATCGCCGTCACTCAAGCGGCGTGA